A genomic window from Lotus japonicus ecotype B-129 chromosome 1, LjGifu_v1.2 includes:
- the LOC130745159 gene encoding uncharacterized protein LOC130745159: MTKIRARANTYILDEEDDAFKRKRAKAEKVGGQRDVSTARKQGWKKGESRTRKDKKVTQTEKFVEAQLYSKKENLERRRPWRPTGPRRREGAERDPNAELTKLLREVKATHAVEGSREGISPRQEAVGRAKWCEYHRSAGHDTSDCFTLKGEIGRLIRAGPSQMTDHGPDKSQQGELRRDGRRRTPTTDKKETLTTRRKGAEETFNKSLEPPVGTINTIAGGFGGGGDMPSARRKHVRAVTSVQEYSTPFGFQHPDIVISSTDFEGIKTHKDDHVVVMVRINSFNVRRVLLDQGSSADIIYGDVFYQLGLTDKDLMSYIGTLVVASYNVIIGRNTLNRLCAEILGYKARRILRTNQSGGGDLLERPHWAKVQLGVEALNLGFDKKEVVTTFEDSSCHGI, encoded by the exons ATGACGAAAATTCGCGCCCGGGCGAACACCTACATCCtggatgaggaggacgacgcgtTTAAGAGGAAGCGTGCGAAGGCAGAAAAGGTTGGTGGGCAAAGGGACGTGTCAACGGCGAGAAAACAAGGATGGAAAAAGGGAGAGAGTCGTACGCGAAAGGATAAGAAGGTCACGCAAACGGAGAAATTTGTCGAGGCGCAACTTTATTCGAAGAAAGAAAACCTCGAGCGTCGCCGCCCATGGCGGCCCACCGGCCCTCGCCGGCGTGAGGGGGCAGAAAGAGACCCGAATGCGGAATTGACGAAGCTACTCCGGGAGGTAAAGGCGACACATGCGGTTGAAGGAAGTAGAGAGGGAATTAGTCCACGACAGGAGGCGGTAGGTAGAGCTAAATGGTGTGAGTATCACCGCTCGGCGGGACACGACACCAGTGACTGTTTCACGCTGAAAGGCGAGATCGGGAGACTGATTAGGGCGGGACCATCGCAAATGACTGACCATGGACCGGACAAAAGCCAACAAGGCGAGCTCAGGCGGGACGGCCGCCGGCGAACGCCAACAACGGACAAGAAGGAAACCTTGACGACAAGGAGGAAGGGagctgaagaaaccttcaacaaaTCCCTCGAACCGCCGGTGGGGACGATAAATACAATTGCTGGGGGCTTTGGCGGAGGCGGTGACATGCCCTCTGCGAGGCGCAAGCATGTAAGGGCGGTAACGTCAGTGCAAGAATATTCAACCCCATTCGGTTTTCAGCACCCAGACATAGTGATATCATCAACGGACTTCGAGGGAATCAAGACACATAAGGATGATCATGTGGTAGTGATGGTAAGGATCAATAGCTTTAATGTGCGAAGAGTACTTTTGGACCAGGGAAGTTCTGCGGATATTATTTACGGTGATGTGTTCTACCAATTGGGATTAACAGATAAGGACTTGATGTCGTACATTGGGACTCTG GTTGTGGCatcatacaatgtcatcatcggGCGGAACACGCTAAATCGTCTCTGCGCA GAAATACTCGGCTACAAAGCCCGGAGGATCCTCAGGACCAACCAATCCGGCGGGGGTGACCTTCTTGAACGCCCCCATTGGGCTAAGGTCCAACTGGGAGTGGAGGCGCTGAATTTGGGTTTTGACAAGAAAGAAGTCGTGACCACGTTCGAAGACAGCAGCTGCCACGGCATCTAA
- the LOC130745241 gene encoding uncharacterized protein LOC130745241: MLRFFCPPPVMVFMNIVSWNIRGAAARGVSLMLRDLVHRHSVSCLAVLEPRISGPRALSIIRSLEFQGVHVEDAVGFSGGIWILWDTSILDIHVLRSHRQFVHTKVRIIGTSHAAFVTFVYGSPQASLRAELWEALPSLLPNHDAPWMVLGDFNAYLEASDKAGGGALNLPSMQRFQSCLTACGLFDMGFKGPPFTWEGRGVRERIDRGVCNTLWMHYFPEAVILHLPQLKSDHKPILMASSGIVEQRHFVRPFRFLASWLTHDDFPRVVEESWQRGDDWLHSSNGFREDVLVWNQEVFGNILKRKRRLIRRLEGINQRLSMAFDRGLDTLQRSLWKEYNAVLVQEELLWMQKSRCLWLQFGDRNTSFFHTATLVRRKRNKIEALLNQDGDLITDYNALKELAFVFFRDSYMDEGGGGSLTCSTSFSPLPAAFLNHFQAEFDASEIKDAVFSMGPLKAPGPDGFQPIFFHSQWHTVGDSTVDFVMRCFADPSRISQVNETLIVLIPKIDSPERITHYRPISLCNVIYKTITKVITNRLRSAMGDLVSPNQCSFVPGRHSSDNIIIAQEVFHSMRSRKGAKGWMAMKVDLEKAYDRLSWSFLLDTLKLIGLDDHMCSLIMQCVSSCRYQVCFNGDRTDSFIPHRGLRQGDPLSPYLFVLCMERLAHKINDAITDGGWKPVRLSRNGPPISHLFFADDLLLFGEASMEQMETVMTCLGDFCSASGMKVSIAKTRMMISSNVGTHVASQLSHVAGVALTSDLGRYLGVPLVHKRVTATNYQYILDITQRRLSSWRTHVLNFAGRVTLTKSVIAALPTYCMQTDLLPKAVCNKLEKIQRDFIWGSAEGNRSSHPVAWSKLCRPKQEGGLGLRHMHDFNRSLVMKMGWGLISKPDALWARVLRDKYACGSAPLPVVQKKHNESHIWRAIRKTWEELNLHLRWRVGIGSEVSFWTDRWLLSGVILGDVAMAPIAFPDLHRSVADYFDHSRLQWRVADFQHLIPAHNFAEILAMSPPSDVVGQDRIVWGLTSNGLFSSKSAYEARARSDAGDVSLPWSRVWKWDGPFKVSNFLWRTLNNGIWVNNRRWQSHLTEDALCPLCQEEPETTLHLFRDCCRVRPLWQQHVRPSMQASFFECDFRPWLLNNLQNDSLQPLSSGIFLNFGLLLWSIWSWRSKFVFQGITFDLHHVFTSALRLQLEHSHSVSTVRSSTVAGSRNYTVQQIRWAPPPPQWIKCNTDGSVRGSPGLATSGGVFRDEFGQWKLGFCRNLGSSNVLWAELWGIFSAISLAWRRSFPKVIIESDSSVAVQLVTLGCDPWHPYGGLVGQIRAWMERAWEVRVVHVRREANQVADCLANMAHDLTLGIHVIERAPPNCSSLLLADVSGVSFPRSTRV, encoded by the coding sequence ATGTTGCGGTTTTTCTGTCCACCTCCGGTTATGGTTTTTATGAATATAGTTAGTTGGAATATTAGAGGTGCGGCAGCTAGAGGTGTGTCCCTCATGCTTAGGGACCTTGTGCATCGTCATTCGGTGTCTTGTCTTGCGGTTTTGGAGCCACGGATTAGTGGGCCCAGAGCTTTGTCTATTATCAGGAGCTTGGAGTTCCAGGGGGTCCATGTGGAGGATGCAGTTGGGTTTTCTGGAGGCATTTGGATTCTTTGGGATACTTCCATCTTAGACATTCATGTGTTGCGTTCTCATCGTCAGTTTGTCCATACCAAGGTTAGAATTATTGGTACGTCTCATGCGGCCTTCGTCACCTTTGTCTATGGGAGCCCCCAAGCTTCTTTGAGAGCGGAGTTGTGGGAGGCTCTTCCGAGTCTTCTTCCTAATCATGATGCTCCTTGGATGGTGTTAGGTGATTTTAATGCGTACTTAGAGGCGAGTGACAAGGCGGGGGGAGGTGCGTTGAATCTTCCTTCTATGCAGCGATTCCAGTCTTGTCTCACAGCTTGTGGCCTTTTTGATATGGGTTTTAAGGGCCCACCCTTCACCTGGGAGGGGAGGGGTGTGAGGGAGAGGATCGATAGAGGTGTCTGTAATACCCTTTGGATGCACTACTTTCCAGAGGCGGTCATTCTTCATCTCCCTCAGTTGAAGTCTGATCATAAGCCTATTCTTATGGCATCTTCAGGCATTGTGGAGCAGCGTCACTTTGTGCGCCCGTTCAGGTTTCTGGCTAGCTggttaactcatgatgatttcccCCGGGTGGTGGAGGAGTCTTGGCAGCGAGGTGACGACTGGCTTCATTCTTCTAATGGCTTCCGTGAGGATGTGCTTGTTTGGAACCAGGAGGTGTTTGGCAATATTCTCAAAAGAAAGAGGCGGTTGATTAGGAGGCTTGAGGGGATTAATCAGAGGCTTAGCATGGCTTTTGATAGGGGCCTTGATACCCTTCAGAGGTCTCTTTGGAAGGAGTATAACGCCGTCTTGGTTCAGGAGGAGCTCCTTTGGATGCAGAAATCGAGGTGTTTATGGCTCCAATTTGGAGATCGGAACACTTCCTTTTTCCATACAGCAACTCTGGTTCGTAGAAAGAGGAACAAAATTGAGGCTCTTTTGAATCAGGATGGTGATCTAATCACTGATTATAATGCTCTTAAGGAGCTTGCCTTTGTTTTTTTCAGGGATAGCTACATggatgagggtggtggagggAGTCTTACTTGTTCTACGTCCTTTTCTCCCCTCCCTGCAGCTTTTCTGAATCACTTCCAAGCAGAGTTTGATGCTAGTGAGATTAAGGATGCAGTGTTCAGCATGGGTCCTCTCAAAGCCCCGGGCCCAGATGGGTTTCAACCTATCTTTTTTCACTCTCAATGGCATACTGTGGGTGACTCAACAGTTGATTTTGTCATGCGGTGTTTTGCGGACCCTTCTCGTATCAGCCAGGTGAATGAGACCTTGATTGTTCTGATACCTAAGATAGATAGTCCGGAGAGAATTACACATTATAGGCCCATCTCTCTGTGTAATGTGATTTACAAGACGATTACTAAAGTTATTACTAATAGGTTGAGATCAGCTATGGGGGACTTGGTCTCTCCTAACCAGTGCAGTTTTGTTCCTGGGAGACACAGTTCTGACAACATAATTATTGCTCAGGAGGTTTTCCATTCCATGCGATCTAGGAAGGGAGCTAAGGGGTGGATGGCTATGAAAGTGGATCTAGAGAAGGCGTATGATAGATTGAGCTGGTCCTTTCTCCTTGATACCTTGAAGCTTATTGGGTTAGATGATCACATGTGCTCTCTTATTATGCAATGTGTGTCTTCTTGCAGGTATCAGGTGTGCTTTAATGGGGATAGAACAGATTCTTTTATTCCCCATAGAGGTCTTCGGCAAGGAGATCCACTCTCTCCGTACCTATTTGTTCTGTGTATGGAGCGACTTGCTCATAAAATCAATGATGCTATCACTGATGGAGGTTGGAAGCCTGTTAGGCTTTCTAGGAATGGTCCGCCAATTTCCCACTTATTTTTTGCAGATGATCTTTTACTATTTGGTGAAGCATCTATGGAACAGATGGAGACGGTCATGACTTGCTTGGGAGACTTTTGCTCCGCCTCTGGGATGAAGGTTAGCATTGCAAAGACAAGGATGATGATCTCTTCGAATGTTGGCACACATGTGGCTTCTCAACTTAGTCATGTTGCTGGTGTTGCATTGACTTCTGACCTGGGACGCTATCTAGGTGTTCCCCTAGTCCATAAGCGTGTGACTGCTACCAACTACCAGTATATCTTGGACATAACTCAACGCAGGCTTTCCTCTTGGCGTACACATGTTCTTAATTTTGCAGGGAGGGTTACTTTAACTAAGTCAGTCATTGCTGCCCTACCTACTTACTGCATGCAAACAGACCTCCTCCCCAAAGCTGTTTGTAATAAACTAGAGAAAATTCAGCGTGATTTTATATGGGGATCAGCGGAAGGAAATAGATCTTCTCATCCTGTGGCTTGGTCTAAGCTGTGTCGGCCTAAGCAAGAAGGGGGCCTGGGTCTCCGCCACATGCATGACTTCAACCGTTCGCTTGTTATGAAGATGGGGTGGGGCTTAATCTCTAAACCGGATGCactgtgggctagggttttgaggGATAAATATGCTTGTGGTTCTGCTCCTTTGCCTGTTGTCCAGAAGAAGCACAATGAATCTCATATCTGGCGCGCCATTCGGAAGACTTGGGAGGAGCTGAATCTTCATCTTCGCTGGCGCGTGGGGATTGGTAGTGAAGTAAGCTTCTGGACTGACAGGTGGTTACTCTCGGGTGTTATTTTGGGTGACGTAGCAATGGCTCCTATTGCATTTCCTGATCTGCATAGATCCGTGGCAGATTATTTTGATCATAGTAGGCTACAGTGGCGTGTAGCAGATTTCCAACACCTTATTCCTGCTCATAACTTTGCTGAGATTTTGGCAATGTCTCCTCCTTCAGATGTAGTCGGCCAGGATAGGATTGTATGGGGACTAACTAGCAATGGTTTGTTCTCTTCTAAGTCCGCCTACGAAGCAAGGGCAAGGTCTGATGCAGGGGATGTTAGTCTCCCTTGGAGTCGTGTGTGGAAGTGGGATGGGCCTTTCAAAGTATCGAATTTCTTATGGCGAACCTTGAATAATGGGATATGGGTGAACAATAGGAGATGGCAGAGCCACTTGACTGAGGATGCGCTGTGTCCGCTGTGCCAAGAGGAGCCGGAGACTACGCTCCATTTGTTTCGTGACTGTTGCAGAGTGCGACCTTTATGGCAGCAGCATGTTCGTCCTTCTATGCAGGCTTCCTTCTTTGAGTGTGACTTTCGACCATGGTTGCTGAATAATCTCCAGAATGATTCGCTGCAGCCACTATCGAGTGGGATATTCCTTAACTTTGGGCTTCTTCTTTGGTCGATCTGGTCGTGGCGCTCTAAGTTTGTTTTCCAGGGAATCACTTTTGACCTACACCATGTTTTCACTTCAGCCTTGAGACTTCAACTGGAGCACTCTCATAGCGTTTCGACTGTTCGTTCCTCTACTGTAGCTGGTAGTCGTAACTACACTGTGCAGCAAATCCGTTGGGCACCCCCTCCACCCCAGTGGATTAAATGTAACACGGATGGTTCAGTGCGTGGCTCTCCGGGCTTGGCAACCAGTGGCGGGGTTTTCAGGGATGAGTTTGGTCAGTGGAAGCTTGGTTTCTGCAGGAATCTTGGTTCTTCCAATGTTTTATGGGCGGAGCTTTGGGGTATCTTCTCTGCTATTTCGCTTGCTTGGCGCAGGAGTTTCCCCAAAGTAATTATTGAGAGTGATTCCAGTGTTGCAGTTCAGCTTGTCACCCTTGGGTGTGACCCGTGGCATCCCTATGGTGGTCTTGTGGGGCAAATTCGAGCTTGGATGGAGAGAGCGTGGGAGGTTAGAGTTGTTCATGTGAGGCGGGAGGCCAATCAAGTTGCTGACTGCCTAGCTAATATGGCTCATGATTTAACTCTTGGGATTCATGTAATTGAGAGGGCTCCCCCTAACTGTTCGTCGCTGCTTCTGGCTGATGTTTCAGGGGTTTCTTTCCCCAGGTCTACTCGTGTGTAG